A stretch of DNA from Acidobacteriota bacterium:
CATGATCGACGCGGCAGTCCCATAATTGTAGAGATCGGGACCCGAAGGTTCCTCTTTCTCGAGGTCGCGCTGGGCCACGAGCATGATCATTCGATTCTCGGCCAGCGCTTGCTCGACAGCTCGAATCGAACGTTCGCGCTGCACGAACAGGGGAACGATCATGTAAGGAAAGATGACGATGTCGCGAAGCGGCAAGACGGGAAGCGAATCCGGCAGCTTTAACTGCTCATCGCTTCGCTCGATTTGAATCTCTTCTGGTTCGATTAGTGATGACATAAGTTGAGGGACAATTCTCTTCCTTTTCTATGAATAGCTCTCTTCATAATCGTAGAGTGACGCAAGCTTAACTGCTTCATGCACGGCCGCGACGGGAATGCGATAGTTGCGTGCGATCTGCTTCGGACTGTCTCCGCGTTCCAGGAAGCCGATGATGTGCAGGGCATCGAGCCGGTGATACTTGATCGTCGGCCGCCCGCCGCAAACGCCAGGGGCGGCTACGATGTACTTGCCGAGAGGATAATACTCGTACGGCTCGCCGCCACGAATCTCACACACTAGCTTCAGCTTAGTTCCTTTTGGTTCTTTGGGAACTCTCGCAGCCATGGTCTTCATCACCTCGACGCGAATTCTAGCACAGGCCGGCCCCATCAAATTCCAAGCTTCTCACGGGCTTTGTCAAAGCTGATGGTCATACTCACGCGTTGGGTTCTGCGGCCGGCACTCCCTTCAACGTTTCGATGAGTCTCCTCTGCTGCGGGCTTTGCGCGGATTGCGATGTAGCTCTTACATGAGCTGACGAGATCGTTTGGCATACGCCTTTGTTTAGAGCCTGTCGTGTTCAGCAGGTTCGACATCGGGGACTTGAGCCAACACTTTTAGAGCCTCATCCCAACTGCCGCGACGGGCGCGTTCCGCTATGTAGTCTTTCGTGAGCCAAGCGGATACTTGTGCCGCTAACGCGATTGCCACGAGATGGTCAACGGTTATGCTTTCACGTTCGGCGAGCGACTTGACCTGGTTGTAGAGCGACTCGGGGATCTGTGTTTCTATGGTTGTCATGCAAGTTCTCCCATCCGTTGCAAAAACTCTTTCGGCGTAACTAACGCGATGCCAAACTGCGTCGCCGGTAGCAAATCGCTCGTGTTGTATGTAACGATGAAATCTGCTTGGGCTCGAACTGCAAGCTCTAACAAGAAATCATCATCAGGGTCCCGTGCCAACGGACGCCACAGATAGAAAATATCATGTTGATTGGAAATAGCACAGAGACCGTCTAGAAACACATCTATGGTCTCATTGCTGAATCCGGTAACGAGGCCGGGGCGTTTCAGCACCTCTTCATACTCCAGGACAAGCGGTGTGGAAAGATTAACTTGCCAGCGTGTGTCTTTGAGCAAAGTGACGAGCTTGTGAGACGCGCCGCGCCGCGAGCGGAATGCGGTAACCAGCACGTTTGTATCCAAGACGATTTGATAGGGTCTAACAGATTGATCGTTTGACATAGCAGGAAGTCAATGTCCGCGATAAGACTCCTAATACCAGTTCCTTGTCATACATAGAGTACGTCCCTGTCTATCCCCGCGGACATTCAATGCTTCGCGACGCAAGCAAGGCCTTAAGCAGCTTCTCAGCGGTCTGTTGGACGTGAAAGGCGACGGCGTCCAAAGGCCCGTCATGCTCGATGCCGATCTCAGCCATACGCCGATCGCTTTCGGCCTTGCTCATCAGAGCCCGCGCCAGGTCAAGCTCGTTTTTCATAGAGCACTCTTCCTTCGCGCAAGGCACGTGTAGCGATGTAGTTTTGGACGCCCGCCCAGTCTCTAATCTCGCTAGGAGTTCGCCAGAGAATGTCTTTGGGAACACCGATTCCGGTTAGTGCGCGGTAGGCGGGAATCAGCCGTCGGTGTGGGGGATCATCGGAGTCCTTAACAACCAGCAGATCGATGTCACTATCGCCTCGCTCGCCGCCCCGCGCTCGACTGCCGAAGAGAACTATTCGGTCCGGGTCGATCGCCTTGACCAGCCGGTCGACGATCTCGCGAAGCAAGTTCTCGTCTACAATGACTTGTTTCACAATTCGATCTGCCTTATCAGTTGACGCTGCTCTTCAAGCGATAACCTCTTTAGTCGGCCCACCGCATAGCTCACCGATGACGGCCCCGTCCCAAGCCTCGCGAATTGCCCAGCAGAGTCGCGCGGTCGTCATTGCGTGCAGTCCCTGGTTCGAGGTTGCCTGCTCTGCGCCGACCTGCGCGCGCGCGCTCGCGGGAGCAGAACGCCTTGGCTGCAAGTCGGCCCAAGACCGTCTCGCTTTCAATCTGTGTTCTAAGCCAGACACCTAGCTTCAGAATCCACTGAAGCTCTTCTGGGCCGTAAAACCAGCGATAGTTGTTGCAGATTGGATGAGCAGGGAGGTAGTTGTCCGCTGCATGCTGGCCACCGAGCGAATGTGAAAAGACATGATCAGCCTCCCATGCCCCCTCGATGAGGCCCCCGCAGATATGGCACCGACCTGCAGTCTTCCCGAACACCTCATCTCGTTCGTTGCGAGAGAGGGGCTTCCTGATCACTTGGCAGCGAAGTTCCAGCTTTCGGTCGCGCCGCAGGCTTCTCAGTGAGCGCAATCGTGCAACGAAGTCTGCGGTGGATTCAAATATGTCTGACGCACTCATGCTGTTTTCACCGGGCCACTACTTGACCCGGCCGGTGCGCACCAGCGAGCGAAGCTCGCTCATGAATTCGGACACATCCTTAAAATCGAGATAGACCGATGCGAAGCGGACGTAAGCTACCTTGTCCAGCTCTTTGAGCCGCCGCATTATCAACTCGCCT
This window harbors:
- a CDS encoding DUF433 domain-containing protein encodes the protein MAARVPKEPKGTKLKLVCEIRGGEPYEYYPLGKYIVAAPGVCGGRPTIKYHRLDALHIIGFLERGDSPKQIARNYRIPVAAVHEAVKLASLYDYEESYS
- a CDS encoding putative toxin-antitoxin system toxin component, PIN family, whose product is MSNDQSVRPYQIVLDTNVLVTAFRSRRGASHKLVTLLKDTRWQVNLSTPLVLEYEEVLKRPGLVTGFSNETIDVFLDGLCAISNQHDIFYLWRPLARDPDDDFLLELAVRAQADFIVTYNTSDLLPATQFGIALVTPKEFLQRMGELA
- a CDS encoding HEPN domain-containing protein → MKNELDLARALMSKAESDRRMAEIGIEHDGPLDAVAFHVQQTAEKLLKALLASRSIECPRG
- a CDS encoding nucleotidyltransferase domain-containing protein, with the protein product MKQVIVDENLLREIVDRLVKAIDPDRIVLFGSRARGGERGDSDIDLLVVKDSDDPPHRRLIPAYRALTGIGVPKDILWRTPSEIRDWAGVQNYIATRALREGRVLYEKRA